The following coding sequences lie in one Prevotella sp. oral taxon 299 str. F0039 genomic window:
- a CDS encoding RNA polymerase sigma factor, which produces MEKISFRNNVLPLKNILYRLALRITQSEEDAKDIVQDTLLKVWDKKDEWNEIESIEAFSLTICRNLALDRIKKQDANNESLENTTIQDVSRELSPLEKTLQRDRVELVKRIINALPEKQRSCMQLRDIEGKQYKEIAEVLQITEEQVKVNIFRARKTVKERFIKLDDYGL; this is translated from the coding sequence ATGGAAAAAATTAGTTTTCGCAATAATGTTTTGCCACTAAAAAATATCCTTTATCGCCTGGCTTTGCGTATAACGCAGAGCGAAGAAGATGCAAAAGACATCGTGCAAGATACTCTTTTGAAAGTATGGGATAAAAAAGATGAGTGGAATGAGATAGAATCAATAGAAGCATTTAGTCTTACTATCTGTCGAAATCTCGCTCTCGATCGTATAAAGAAACAGGATGCAAATAATGAATCGCTCGAAAATACAACAATACAAGACGTTAGTAGAGAGCTATCTCCATTAGAAAAAACACTGCAACGTGACAGAGTTGAACTCGTAAAGCGCATAATCAATGCCCTACCAGAGAAGCAACGAAGCTGTATGCAACTACGAGATATTGAAGGAAAACAATACAAAGAGATTGCAGAAGTGTTACAAATAACCGAAGAGCAAGTAAAGGTGAACATCTTTAGAGCACGCAAAACGGTTAAAGAAAGATTTATAAAGCTAGACGATTATGGACTATAA
- a CDS encoding shikimate kinase, whose amino-acid sequence MKRIIIIGYMGAGKTTVGYALSKLTGWTFYDLDWYIENRMRKSVSELFEERGEEGFRQIEVNMLHEVAEFENVIISCGGGTPCFYNNIDYMNEQGETIYLKASPEVLFKHIKMTRVPRPLLKDKSPEEVKEFIKEQIAHREPFYLKAKHVFDINLLDTRKEIIASASRLKEMIGLPD is encoded by the coding sequence ATGAAACGTATAATCATTATCGGTTATATGGGCGCAGGCAAAACAACTGTGGGCTATGCACTATCTAAACTCACTGGTTGGACATTCTATGACCTCGATTGGTATATAGAAAATCGCATGCGAAAAAGCGTTAGTGAACTCTTTGAAGAACGTGGAGAAGAAGGCTTTCGACAAATAGAAGTAAACATGTTGCACGAAGTTGCCGAATTCGAAAACGTGATAATTAGCTGCGGAGGGGGCACTCCTTGCTTCTACAATAATATCGATTATATGAATGAACAAGGCGAAACGATTTATTTAAAGGCGTCTCCTGAGGTGCTCTTTAAGCATATTAAGATGACAAGAGTGCCACGACCACTCCTCAAAGACAAATCTCCTGAAGAAGTAAAGGAATTTATTAAGGAGCAAATAGCTCATCGAGAACCATTCTATTTAAAAGCAAAACATGTGTTCGACATCAACTTACTCGACACAAGAAAAGAGATAATTGCTTCTGCTTCTCGCCTAAAAGAAATGATTGGGTTACCAGATTAA
- a CDS encoding DUF1648 domain-containing protein, whose translation MNKVIKIIKIMSVIALVLTAGVAINRLFTGAEQIIRHWNFEGTVDGYAPKAFILLIPLLSIFLFFLVQYYIKNPYKMSRKSNIKKNEYNLKLLTLYCQVIQFVICMSLFYLTLASAGYIMLHIAIMYLIVIFMTIFFFYMKHKLQYLK comes from the coding sequence ATGAATAAAGTTATAAAAATCATTAAAATTATGAGTGTTATAGCACTAGTGTTAACTGCAGGAGTGGCAATAAACAGATTATTTACAGGAGCTGAACAGATTATACGACATTGGAATTTTGAAGGAACTGTTGATGGCTATGCTCCCAAAGCTTTTATCTTACTAATTCCTTTATTGTCTATTTTTCTTTTCTTCTTAGTTCAGTATTACATTAAAAATCCATATAAGATGAGCAGAAAGAGTAATATCAAGAAGAATGAATATAACCTGAAGTTGCTAACACTTTATTGTCAAGTTATTCAATTTGTAATTTGCATGTCCCTATTTTATTTAACTTTAGCTTCTGCAGGTTATATAATGTTGCACATTGCAATAATGTACTTGATTGTAATTTTTATGACTATATTTTTCTTTTATATGAAACATAAATTACAATACTTGAAATAA
- the topA gene encoding type I DNA topoisomerase gives MQQNLVIVESPAKAKTIEKFLGKEFKVMSSYGHIRDLKKKEISIDPKSLDPCYEVPEEKKKLVSELKRNVEQSKTVWLASDEDREGEAIAWHLCEVLGLDEEKTNRIVFHEITKTAILHAIETPRQLDMNLVNAQQARRVLDRLVGFKLSPVLWRKVKPALSAGRVQSVAVRLIVEREREIQAFKTEPYYRVNAIFVLKDGEGNVTELKAELDKRFKNHEEAVSFLEKSKDSTFQIASIAKKPLKRMPAPPFTTSTLQQEAARKLGFTVSQTMMVAQRLYEGGHITYMRTDSVNLSTLARGAAKEEIEKLYGESYSRSRNYQTHAKGAQEAHEAIRPTYMDKTQIDGTAQEKRLYELIWKRTIASQMAEAQIEKTTVSINVSGANESFTSVGEMITFDGFLKVYRESTDDDDANADEQSHVLPATLKEGDLLERKEIVSTERFSMAPARYTEASLVHKMEELGIGRPSTYAPTISTIQQREYVVKGDKTGEERTYVVDVLKNGKITSTTKKETVGNEKGKLLPTDIGSVVNDFLTANFSDIVDYNFTAKVESQFDLIAEGKETWKEMMKTFDDEFEPTVDKVMNARSEHKAGERQLGLEPKTNKPVFVKIGRFGPVVQIGSAGDTDKPRFAQVPTGKSIETITLEEALELFKLPRVLGQFEGEDVIVGAGRFGPYIQHNKQYISLPKGEDPMSVTLGHAVALIETKRLQEKQRHLKDFGEGVNLEILNGRYGPYICYEGKNYRLPKNLHAKAAELTYGECMDVVKASAEKKK, from the coding sequence ATGCAACAGAATTTAGTTATCGTAGAGAGCCCCGCTAAGGCAAAAACAATAGAGAAGTTTCTTGGAAAAGAGTTTAAGGTGATGTCTAGTTATGGACATATACGAGATTTAAAGAAAAAAGAAATCAGTATAGATCCAAAGAGTTTAGATCCTTGTTATGAAGTTCCTGAAGAAAAGAAGAAACTTGTTTCAGAATTAAAACGAAATGTAGAACAAAGTAAAACGGTTTGGTTAGCATCCGATGAGGACCGTGAAGGAGAAGCTATTGCATGGCACTTGTGCGAGGTTTTAGGGTTAGACGAAGAGAAAACCAATAGAATTGTGTTTCATGAGATAACAAAAACAGCCATACTTCATGCGATAGAAACACCTCGTCAGCTTGATATGAACTTGGTAAATGCACAACAAGCACGTCGAGTTTTGGATAGATTGGTGGGCTTCAAGCTATCTCCAGTGTTGTGGAGAAAGGTAAAACCAGCTCTTTCTGCAGGTCGTGTGCAAAGTGTTGCCGTACGTTTGATTGTTGAAAGAGAACGTGAGATACAAGCATTCAAAACCGAACCCTATTATAGAGTGAATGCTATCTTTGTGTTGAAAGATGGAGAAGGGAATGTAACAGAACTTAAAGCAGAATTGGATAAACGCTTTAAGAATCACGAAGAGGCTGTTTCTTTCCTTGAAAAAAGTAAAGATTCAACCTTCCAAATCGCATCAATAGCAAAGAAACCGCTAAAGAGAATGCCTGCACCACCATTCACAACATCGACACTTCAACAAGAAGCTGCACGCAAATTGGGCTTTACAGTGTCGCAAACAATGATGGTTGCGCAACGTCTTTACGAAGGTGGACACATTACATACATGCGTACCGACAGCGTGAACCTATCTACTTTGGCTCGAGGAGCAGCGAAAGAAGAAATAGAAAAGCTATATGGTGAGTCGTATAGTCGCTCTCGCAACTATCAAACTCATGCAAAAGGCGCACAAGAAGCACACGAAGCTATTCGCCCAACCTATATGGATAAAACGCAAATAGATGGAACTGCGCAAGAAAAAAGATTGTATGAGTTGATTTGGAAGCGCACCATTGCAAGTCAAATGGCAGAGGCTCAAATCGAGAAAACAACCGTGTCGATAAACGTTAGCGGTGCAAACGAGAGCTTTACCTCTGTTGGTGAGATGATAACATTTGATGGATTTTTGAAAGTTTATCGTGAATCTACCGATGACGATGATGCAAATGCAGACGAACAATCGCATGTTTTGCCTGCAACTCTTAAAGAAGGCGACTTGTTAGAACGTAAAGAAATTGTTTCAACTGAACGCTTTAGCATGGCTCCAGCACGCTATACAGAAGCAAGTTTGGTGCATAAAATGGAAGAATTGGGTATTGGACGCCCATCAACATACGCTCCAACTATCAGTACTATACAACAAAGAGAGTATGTAGTGAAAGGAGATAAAACAGGAGAAGAACGCACTTATGTGGTGGATGTCTTGAAAAATGGCAAGATAACATCGACAACTAAGAAAGAAACAGTGGGCAATGAAAAGGGCAAACTCTTACCTACTGACATTGGTTCTGTGGTGAACGATTTCCTAACAGCTAACTTCTCAGACATCGTAGACTACAACTTTACGGCAAAAGTAGAAAGTCAATTCGACCTTATTGCAGAGGGAAAAGAGACTTGGAAGGAAATGATGAAGACCTTTGACGACGAGTTTGAACCTACTGTTGATAAGGTGATGAATGCTCGTTCGGAGCATAAAGCAGGCGAAAGACAATTGGGTTTAGAGCCTAAAACAAATAAACCCGTATTTGTTAAGATAGGACGTTTTGGTCCAGTTGTGCAGATTGGTAGTGCAGGAGATACTGATAAACCTCGCTTTGCACAAGTTCCTACAGGAAAGAGTATTGAAACAATCACTTTAGAAGAGGCTCTTGAATTGTTTAAATTGCCAAGAGTTCTTGGTCAATTCGAAGGCGAAGACGTTATAGTTGGTGCAGGAAGATTTGGTCCTTATATTCAACATAACAAGCAGTATATATCTCTTCCAAAGGGAGAAGACCCAATGTCGGTTACTTTAGGACATGCTGTTGCGTTAATAGAAACAAAGAGATTGCAAGAGAAACAACGTCACTTGAAAGACTTTGGCGAAGGGGTTAACCTCGAAATCCTTAACGGACGTTATGGACCTTACATCTGTTACGAAGGAAAAAACTATCGCTTGCCCAAAAACTTACATGCAAAAGCAGCAGAATTGACCTATGGTGAGTGCATGGATGTTGTGAAAGCATCGGCAGAAAAGAAGAAATGA
- a CDS encoding CotH kinase family protein, translating to MNFFRFVIFLVIFFLNNLFALSQESYLRERRFVPQLHLKGEFGYTYSKGTVILIDLQNADTVTCTAKVKWRGASSNIVGKHKRNYRIKLTTDQSFLGMRKDKDWILDAGQADVFRLRNRVATELWNDFARKPYYLDREPKVLTGVRGKVVEVFLNDEYRGVYCLTEVVDRKELRLKKNNGNIIHGQLWKSKGYGASLMSGDIPFYDNTSDVWDVFETKYPEFKDGMQADYKPLWRSINFVSKSSDKDFKDSVAYYFDLPVVEDYYIFVQTLNAVDNIGKNLYMGIYDQQTSPMITFSVWDLDLSVGSIYLKNYSEKFISPEYPLENMNLIERLIRTDAAGFREKVRKRYQDARQNILSTDSLIARYRHYYELLKESGAAAREEKKWSGDTDVSGAEINFDKEINYISNWITRRMRYLDAHVFFLPTGLKSITNSNIKENEAYYTLEGIKLNGKPCHKGIYIYKGKKVMLR from the coding sequence ATGAACTTTTTTCGTTTTGTAATTTTCTTGGTAATCTTTTTCTTGAATAACCTTTTTGCACTTTCACAAGAGAGTTACTTAAGGGAAAGGAGATTCGTTCCTCAATTACATCTTAAAGGAGAGTTTGGTTATACGTATTCGAAAGGTACAGTTATACTGATAGACCTTCAGAATGCAGATACTGTGACTTGTACGGCAAAGGTAAAATGGCGTGGGGCCAGTTCTAATATTGTTGGTAAGCATAAACGTAATTATAGGATAAAACTGACTACAGATCAATCCTTTCTCGGAATGAGAAAGGATAAAGATTGGATTTTAGATGCAGGTCAAGCTGATGTTTTTCGACTAAGAAATCGTGTTGCTACAGAATTGTGGAATGATTTTGCTCGTAAGCCATATTATTTGGATCGTGAACCTAAGGTCTTGACAGGTGTACGTGGGAAGGTTGTAGAGGTCTTTCTTAATGATGAGTATCGAGGAGTTTATTGCTTAACAGAGGTTGTGGATCGTAAAGAACTTCGTTTAAAAAAGAATAACGGAAATATTATTCATGGCCAACTTTGGAAATCTAAAGGGTATGGTGCTTCTTTGATGAGTGGAGATATTCCATTTTATGATAATACTTCAGATGTCTGGGATGTTTTTGAGACAAAATATCCTGAGTTTAAGGATGGGATGCAGGCTGATTATAAACCGCTTTGGCGTTCGATAAATTTTGTGTCAAAGAGTTCTGATAAAGATTTTAAGGATTCGGTTGCCTATTACTTTGATTTGCCAGTTGTGGAGGATTATTACATTTTTGTACAAACCTTGAATGCGGTAGATAATATAGGTAAAAATCTTTATATGGGAATCTATGACCAACAAACAAGTCCTATGATAACCTTTTCTGTATGGGATCTGGATCTATCTGTCGGTAGTATTTATCTGAAAAATTATAGTGAGAAATTTATTTCGCCAGAATATCCTTTGGAGAATATGAACTTGATAGAGCGTCTTATACGTACTGATGCTGCAGGTTTTAGAGAAAAAGTAAGAAAAAGATATCAAGACGCAAGACAAAATATCCTATCTACTGATAGTCTCATTGCTCGTTATCGCCACTATTATGAGCTTCTAAAGGAAAGTGGTGCTGCTGCGCGAGAGGAGAAAAAGTGGAGTGGGGATACTGATGTATCTGGTGCTGAAATAAATTTTGATAAAGAAATTAATTATATTTCTAATTGGATTACCCGGCGAATGAGATACCTTGATGCGCATGTATTCTTTCTTCCTACAGGTTTGAAATCTATAACAAATTC
- the speA gene encoding biosynthetic arginine decarboxylase → MKKWTIEDSKELYNINGWGVSYFGINEEGNVYVSPSKDQTRIDLKEVMNELALRDVTTPVLLRFPDILDNRIEQTASCFQQAKKEYDYKAENFIIYPIKVNQMQPVVEEIISHGRKFNLGLEAGSKPELHAVIAVQCQSDSLIICNGYKDQSYIELALLAQKMGKRIFIVIEKLNELEIIAKAAKKLNVKPNLGIRIKLASSGSGKWEESGGDASKFGLTSSELLEALRILDEKGLHNSLRLIHFHIGSQITKIRRIQTALREAAQFYINLHKMGYNVDFVDCGGGLGVDYDGTRSPSSESSVNYTIQEYVNDCVYTFVDAANKNNIQHPNIITESGRSLAAHHSVLVIDVLETASLPRMSEEFEPTETDHQLVKDLYDIWDNLNSRSILEDWHDAEQIREEALELFAHGIVDLKTRAEIEGMYWSICREINTLTKQLKHVPEELRKLDKLLADKYFCNFSLFQSLPDSWAIDQLFPILPIQRLDERPTRNATLQDITCDSDGKIANFVTNRHISHVLPVHQLKKSDQYYLGVFLVGAYQEILGDMHNLFGDTNAVHISVKDGRYHIDQIIDGETVEEVLDYVQYNPKKLVRQLEIWVAKSVKAGKISLEEGKEFLSNYRSGLYGYTYLE, encoded by the coding sequence ATGAAGAAATGGACCATAGAAGACTCTAAAGAGCTCTATAATATAAATGGTTGGGGTGTTTCTTACTTCGGAATTAACGAAGAAGGAAATGTTTATGTAAGTCCTTCTAAAGACCAAACACGTATTGATTTGAAAGAAGTAATGAACGAATTAGCACTAAGAGATGTTACAACTCCAGTGTTATTGCGTTTCCCTGACATCCTAGATAATCGTATTGAGCAAACCGCAAGCTGCTTTCAACAAGCAAAGAAAGAATATGATTATAAGGCAGAAAACTTCATTATTTATCCTATTAAGGTGAACCAAATGCAACCAGTAGTTGAAGAAATCATCTCACATGGACGTAAATTCAACCTCGGTTTGGAAGCAGGTTCAAAGCCAGAGCTACACGCAGTGATCGCAGTTCAATGTCAAAGCGACTCTTTAATTATATGTAATGGTTATAAAGACCAAAGCTATATCGAGCTAGCTCTATTGGCTCAGAAGATGGGAAAGCGCATCTTTATCGTTATCGAAAAGCTAAATGAGCTTGAAATTATTGCCAAAGCGGCTAAGAAACTCAACGTAAAGCCTAACTTAGGTATTCGTATTAAGCTCGCATCTTCAGGCTCTGGCAAGTGGGAAGAGAGCGGAGGAGATGCAAGTAAGTTTGGTTTAACATCAAGTGAACTACTCGAAGCACTTCGAATTCTCGACGAAAAAGGACTCCATAACAGCTTACGTCTTATTCACTTCCATATTGGTTCGCAGATAACAAAGATTAGAAGAATTCAAACCGCACTACGAGAAGCAGCACAATTCTACATCAATTTGCACAAAATGGGCTACAATGTAGATTTTGTTGATTGTGGAGGTGGACTCGGAGTAGACTATGATGGCACCCGTTCTCCAAGCAGTGAAAGCTCGGTTAACTACACTATTCAAGAGTATGTCAATGACTGTGTCTACACATTTGTCGATGCAGCGAACAAGAATAACATACAACACCCTAACATTATTACAGAAAGTGGCCGCTCATTAGCTGCCCATCACTCTGTATTAGTTATCGATGTGCTCGAAACTGCATCGTTACCTAGAATGTCAGAAGAGTTCGAACCAACAGAAACTGACCATCAATTGGTGAAAGACTTGTATGATATTTGGGACAATCTTAATTCTCGTTCGATTCTAGAAGATTGGCATGATGCCGAACAAATACGTGAAGAAGCACTTGAATTATTTGCTCATGGAATTGTAGACCTAAAGACTCGTGCTGAAATTGAGGGCATGTATTGGAGCATTTGTAGAGAGATTAACACCCTAACAAAGCAGTTAAAGCATGTTCCAGAAGAGCTTAGAAAGTTAGATAAACTTCTTGCTGATAAGTATTTCTGTAACTTTTCGCTCTTTCAATCATTGCCAGACAGCTGGGCTATCGATCAATTGTTCCCCATTTTGCCCATACAACGACTTGATGAGCGTCCTACTCGCAATGCAACTCTACAAGATATCACTTGCGACTCAGATGGAAAGATTGCCAATTTCGTAACCAATCGACATATTTCTCACGTCCTTCCAGTTCATCAACTCAAGAAGTCTGACCAATATTATTTAGGTGTTTTCCTTGTAGGAGCATATCAAGAGATTTTGGGTGACATGCATAATCTGTTTGGAGATACCAACGCAGTGCACATATCAGTTAAAGATGGACGTTACCATATCGACCAAATTATCGATGGAGAGACCGTTGAAGAGGTATTGGATTATGTGCAATACAATCCTAAAAAGCTCGTTCGTCAGCTAGAAATATGGGTTGCAAAGAGTGTCAAAGCAGGAAAAATATCACTCGAAGAGGGTAAAGAATTCTTGTCGAACTACCGCTCAGGGCTCTATGGTTACACCTATTTAGAATAA
- the pnp gene encoding polyribonucleotide nucleotidyltransferase gives MNVITKKVQLSDGRFISVETGKVAKQADGSAVITMGNTVLLATVCAAKDAVPGTDFMPLQVDYREQYSAAGRFPGGFTKREGKASDNEILTSRLVDRALRPLFPSNYHAEVYVQVMLLSADGVDQPDALAGFAASAALACSDIPFDFPISEVRVARINGEYVVNPTFQQMENADMDLMVGATKDNILMVEGEMDEVSEQELIEALKVAHEAIKPMCDLQTELSKELGVDVKREYNHENNDEELREALRKATYDKCYAIALAGDHDKKSRGEAFDQIKEAFIEEYNNAHTDLTEDELSDKHALVDRYYDDVMRDSMRRCILDEGKRLDGRKPDEIRPIWCEVSTLPMPHGSALFTRGETQSLSTCTLGSKLDEKMVDDVLDKSYQRFLLHYNFPPFSTGEAKAQRGVGRREVGHGHLAWRGLKGQIPADFPYTVRLVSQILESNGSSSMATVCAGTLSLMDAGVPMKAPVSGIAMGLIKNPGEEKYAVLSDILGDEDHLGDMDFKTTGTLKGITATQMDIKCDGLSFEILEKALMQAKAGREHILSKMTETISAPREEMKPQVPRIVSLEIPKEFIGAIIGPGGKIIQQMQEETGATITIEEVDGVGKVQVSAPNKDSIDAALKKIKAIVAVPEIGETYDGVVRSVMPYGCFVEIMPGKDGLLHISEIDWKRLESVEEAGIKEGDNITVKLLDIDPKTGKYKLSRRALMPKPEGYVERERRPRREDRGERRPRREGNNDQHNNQ, from the coding sequence ATGAACGTAATAACAAAAAAAGTTCAATTGTCTGATGGCAGATTCATCAGCGTTGAGACCGGGAAAGTGGCAAAGCAGGCAGACGGTTCTGCAGTTATCACTATGGGAAATACTGTACTTCTCGCCACTGTTTGTGCCGCAAAAGATGCAGTTCCCGGGACAGATTTTATGCCTTTGCAGGTAGATTATAGAGAACAATACTCAGCTGCAGGGCGTTTTCCTGGTGGTTTTACAAAGAGAGAAGGTAAAGCAAGCGACAATGAAATTTTGACTTCACGTCTTGTAGACCGTGCTCTTAGACCACTATTCCCATCGAACTATCACGCAGAAGTGTACGTACAAGTAATGCTTTTATCTGCAGATGGTGTCGATCAGCCAGATGCTTTAGCAGGATTTGCAGCTTCTGCAGCACTTGCTTGCTCTGATATTCCATTCGATTTTCCTATTTCTGAAGTTCGAGTAGCACGCATTAATGGCGAATATGTTGTGAACCCAACATTCCAACAAATGGAAAATGCGGATATGGACCTTATGGTTGGCGCAACAAAAGATAATATATTGATGGTTGAAGGCGAAATGGATGAGGTGTCTGAACAAGAACTTATCGAAGCATTAAAGGTGGCTCACGAAGCTATTAAGCCTATGTGCGACCTTCAAACAGAGCTTTCTAAAGAACTAGGCGTAGATGTTAAGCGTGAATACAATCACGAAAATAACGACGAAGAATTACGTGAAGCTCTTAGAAAAGCAACTTACGACAAATGCTATGCTATCGCTCTTGCAGGCGATCACGACAAGAAGAGCCGTGGAGAAGCATTCGATCAAATCAAAGAAGCATTTATCGAAGAATATAATAATGCTCATACAGACTTAACAGAAGATGAGTTAAGCGATAAACATGCATTGGTAGACCGCTACTATGACGATGTGATGAGAGACTCAATGCGTCGTTGTATCCTAGACGAAGGAAAACGTTTAGATGGTAGAAAACCAGACGAAATTCGTCCAATATGGTGCGAAGTGTCTACACTTCCAATGCCTCACGGAAGTGCTTTGTTCACTCGTGGTGAAACACAGAGCCTTTCTACCTGTACACTTGGTAGCAAGTTAGACGAGAAAATGGTTGATGATGTTCTAGATAAGAGCTACCAACGTTTCTTGTTACACTATAACTTCCCACCATTCAGTACTGGAGAAGCAAAGGCACAACGTGGAGTTGGCCGTCGTGAAGTAGGTCACGGACACCTTGCTTGGCGTGGTTTGAAAGGTCAAATACCAGCAGATTTCCCTTACACAGTGCGTCTTGTGAGCCAAATCCTTGAAAGTAATGGTTCTTCATCTATGGCTACTGTATGTGCAGGAACATTGTCATTGATGGACGCAGGTGTACCAATGAAAGCACCAGTGAGCGGTATTGCAATGGGATTGATTAAGAATCCAGGAGAAGAAAAGTATGCTGTGTTGAGCGATATCCTTGGAGATGAAGACCACTTAGGTGATATGGACTTCAAAACAACAGGTACTTTGAAAGGTATTACCGCAACTCAAATGGACATTAAGTGCGACGGATTGAGCTTCGAAATACTTGAAAAAGCATTGATGCAAGCTAAAGCTGGTCGTGAACATATCTTGAGTAAGATGACCGAAACCATCTCTGCTCCACGTGAAGAGATGAAACCTCAAGTTCCAAGAATTGTGAGCTTAGAAATTCCAAAAGAGTTTATTGGCGCAATAATTGGCCCTGGTGGTAAGATTATTCAACAAATGCAAGAAGAAACTGGCGCAACAATCACAATCGAAGAAGTAGACGGAGTGGGTAAAGTTCAGGTGAGTGCACCTAACAAAGACTCTATCGATGCTGCTTTGAAGAAGATTAAAGCTATCGTTGCAGTACCTGAAATTGGTGAAACTTACGATGGTGTTGTACGCTCAGTGATGCCTTATGGTTGCTTTGTTGAAATCATGCCAGGTAAAGATGGATTGTTACATATCTCTGAAATCGACTGGAAACGTCTTGAAAGTGTTGAAGAAGCTGGAATTAAAGAAGGCGACAACATCACCGTTAAGTTGTTAGACATTGATCCAAAGACAGGCAAATACAAACTTTCTCGTCGTGCTTTAATGCCAAAACCAGAAGGTTATGTAGAGCGTGAACGCCGTCCTCGTCGTGAAGATCGTGGCGAACGTCGTCCTCGTCGTGAAGGAAATAACGACCAACACAACAACCAATAA
- a CDS encoding zinc-ribbon domain-containing protein has product MEYCSKCGTQLKEEENFCPQCSKAKNQSVQTSYAEETPQQVPQFNYPLKKILYIALPLAICLLLGVTCPDKEKHVESIRTELANVLETSNKNKNAMDALMGGVVIEKVLNSKLKVNKYFLFSTGTFSNGKDSKLLSIGILGNVFTFIDKDELDKMNKSLDSNSNNEE; this is encoded by the coding sequence ATGGAATACTGTTCAAAATGTGGCACTCAATTAAAAGAAGAGGAAAACTTTTGTCCTCAATGTAGCAAAGCTAAAAACCAGTCTGTACAAACAAGTTACGCAGAAGAAACACCCCAACAAGTCCCCCAATTCAACTATCCTTTAAAGAAAATCTTATACATTGCACTACCTTTAGCTATTTGTCTTCTTTTAGGAGTCACATGTCCCGATAAGGAGAAACACGTAGAATCAATACGTACTGAATTGGCAAATGTTCTTGAAACATCAAATAAAAACAAAAATGCGATGGATGCTTTAATGGGAGGTGTAGTAATTGAGAAAGTACTTAATAGCAAACTAAAAGTAAATAAATATTTTCTTTTTAGTACAGGAACATTCAGTAATGGCAAAGATTCAAAGCTTTTATCTATCGGAATCTTAGGAAATGTCTTTACTTTCATCGATAAAGACGAATTAGACAAGATGAACAAATCCTTAGATTCCAATAGTAATAATGAGGAATAG
- a CDS encoding YiiX/YebB-like N1pC/P60 family cysteine hydrolase — MRYWQFTFLIVLMFLFHSCNKKCEKKVVTVSIDTLSLHDGDLIFREGRSTESQVVTNLDSSSYSHVGIILHTKDGWRVIHAVPNETENELDTVKYESISSFIQPDKCIKAKVIRVSSNEKITKRAIKYALQKVGMPFDKDFDINDTTTFYCTELVWRAYNHVGIDISKGRRHHINLLGFNKTCILPSDIMPNETNDKQKKIKE, encoded by the coding sequence ATGAGATACTGGCAGTTTACGTTTCTCATCGTTCTCATGTTTCTATTCCATTCGTGCAATAAGAAATGTGAGAAGAAAGTCGTTACTGTCAGTATCGACACGCTATCTCTACACGATGGCGATCTTATTTTTAGAGAAGGCAGAAGCACCGAAAGTCAAGTTGTAACAAATTTAGATAGCAGTAGCTATTCACATGTTGGAATAATACTACACACAAAAGATGGTTGGAGGGTTATTCATGCCGTTCCTAATGAGACAGAAAATGAGTTAGATACCGTTAAATACGAATCTATTAGTTCTTTTATACAACCCGATAAATGTATAAAAGCAAAGGTTATTCGTGTTTCATCTAACGAGAAGATAACCAAAAGAGCAATAAAATATGCCTTACAAAAGGTTGGTATGCCCTTCGATAAAGACTTTGATATAAACGATACTACTACATTCTATTGCACAGAATTAGTATGGAGAGCTTATAACCACGTAGGTATTGACATTTCTAAAGGAAGAAGACACCATATCAATTTATTGGGTTTCAACAAAACATGTATTCTACCTTCGGATATAATGCCCAATGAAACAAACGACAAGCAAAAGAAAATAAAGGAATAA